A window of Eucalyptus grandis isolate ANBG69807.140 chromosome 4, ASM1654582v1, whole genome shotgun sequence genomic DNA:
AATGCTGCAATAGCCGATGATAGTGTCAGACGACAAATAAAAACAGTAACTCCATATAATTAAAACCGATGTGTCATATCAACCTTGATGCAGCTCCGCTCCGATCCAACTTCAGCATAAGACTTGCTCGCGAAGACGCATTCAAGGACTGAAATAggttttaaaaaaagattacaaaaaaatcatgcaaaaaaaatgctgttaaaaaaattaatcacgGATGAACTATTGTGAGTTCCAAAAAAGTGTGGCAGGTAAAAGAAGAATCAGTAGCATATAATTGTGAATTAAGGAAAATCATTGCTATTTTTCCTTAAAGCAATAATCAATCACCAAAGCATAGGCTCTGATACAGTATTGATTCTACGACAACCTTCCAACCAAACAAGAAGTATGTACAAGTCAAAATTGCTTTTCATCTAATACAAAAATAACCAATGAAATTGTATCATAATTGCATTGCAACAGGACTCTTCTAGGTCCCTAAGATTCATGGCTTTTATTTTCCAGCAGCTCTTCCTCTTCATCACTTGCATGCCATGAAAGTTACCACTTCTTTTTGGCCATTCATGAAACTAACCACCCAAAGAATGCCAAAACAGGCAGAGTTATGATTTGTTCAGCTTAAGCTTGATAAGCCCAGTCCGGAGCCAGAATAAGTCAACATTCAAGGCAAGATGTGCTTGCAATTTCCAAATGCACCACAGCCCAGAAACACAAACcccccctctttttcttcttctccttttctctcttttcagaaagagaaaaacaaactcAATTAGACCAAAGTGCTAAATTGCTGAGCatatgaaaaaagagagagttgaTGCTGATAATGGAACATACAGAACAACCAAATTTGCCCAGAAATAAAGACTTGagtaacataaaaaatataagaatCACGAGCAGAAAACAGCAGGTACCCTCCAACACTGTAAAAATGAAATCTGTGGTTACAGTAGGAAGCACAAAAGCCAATCCAAAGGCATGGCATTCAAAATGATGTAACTAGAGGAAGTCCACATGGCATAGGAAATGCAAATATCTGATTATCAAACTGCTGTACAGGGGAAGCAAAGTTAAAGGTAAATCAATGGATATCTATGCAAGCCCCAAGCAACAGAAGAACTACTTATACATGAGAGATGCAAATATTTTACTCACCAAGCCACcaccttcatcatcatcaaaatctcCAGCATTAGTCCCAACATCCTGTGTTCCTGCTTGATCAGTAATAGCTGACACCTAAATGGAGGAAGAAACTCTGCTTACCATTCAAGTGATTACTGAAGCATCATTATTTCAAGATGGATTTTTCAAGCTTTTTACTACAGATATATAAGCTACGTGAATTTGCTCGCACCACAAACCTACAAACGTTGTCCCTTGATCCCCATTTGTTAACCCACAAAGCAATTTCCACAGATACATGTGAACTAACCTTGATAGTCCGTCCTGCAATCTCCAATCCATTCAGACTTAGTGCATTCCGGGCATCCTCAAGACGTGCAAACTGCAACGAAAGAATATACCTGTTAAAATCACCCTATGCAATAATCCATCGCAATTTTCGTTCACAGACAAATGCCATTCTAATATCATCATTCAGAGTCAAGTCAAGACATGTCCTATTCAATAAAAAAGATTGGACTCCTGATCTTAAAAGTAAACAATAATATTTTCGAGAAACTAACAAAATAAGACATTTTTGCACAAGAAAAAGTCGATCTCTAAGGACAGATTTTGACAGGTGATCAATAAAGGGTAGAGTACAGTAAGGTGTTGCTTCTTGTTGAACATACCAATATACCACTACGTCTCTTCCATGTCTTTCTCAAATAACATACTTAGATCATAATGAAAAGAAGTCAGCCATAATTATGAAATGAAGTCAACTCTTCATCTATGAAACCTCTTTGCCTACCCTAAAACCTCCTTTCAATTTCTGCAGTAATGATGCCTATTTTTGTTCTGTAAGTTCTGCCATCAGAACCTCTAGAAATCCTTTTATTTAACATTCAACTGCAATGTTAATCAATATAACTCGTTTTTCCTATCACAAAATATGAGGGTCTGTTAAACCTTAAAAAGAGCACTTAATTGCTTTTCTTTCCCATCAActttcaaaagggaaaagaaaacaaatgtttATATGTAAATAAGCTCTAAAAAGATTATGAGAAGTTCTAATTGATTCTAAACGTCAATATTTCGTACATTCTTAAAAATCCAGGCCTCCAACTTTTAATATAAGACAAATTCCAAGCAtcacaagaaaaaggaaaagcaaaaactacaaaaagaaaTAGCCACACAAAATAGAAGCCAAGCACCATATATTTGAGCATACTCACCTGCACAAAGCCAAAGCCCTTACAATGACCAGATTCGTCAAGTGGTAGCTGCACAAGCTCCACCTCACCAAATGGCTCAAAAATCTAAGCATCACAAAAGAGCAAGGATTGAAGCTTATTAGATAGAATGAATATCAAAATTCCTACATAGAGCCAAACATCACCATTATACaacaaataataaagaaaaatagaagatctactcaattaaaaaatgtcataaatcaGACTGCAAATAGAAACCACAAGTTTATTTCAGAAAGCACGTGTGCTTCTTCAGTTAAATAACCAAATAAAAGAGGACAAATGAATCCCTAAAAAGACACAGAATGTGAATGGCATATTTAGTAATTGACTTCACCTTTTTCAGCTGCTCAGTTGTCAAGTTTGTATGCAGGTTACCAACATAAAGCCTTCTAGCACCTCCTGAGTAAGGACCGATTGATCCACCGGGTCCTCCAGCTGCGGCTGCAGTTGACTGAACCAAGTTTTTTTCAGCTTCTGACGGTTTTACCATCACTGGTATGCCAAGAAGTGGCTGGCCAGATAGTGCTATAGCCATTGGAACAGACATTGCATCATAGAACTCAACATATCTGCAGAACAAAGTTATTTCACATGACTCAGTAACAGAAAAGGATAAAGGATATCAATTAACAAGTCCCCCGTCCAAACattccatgtaatttccagctaGACCCCACATCTTGTGATCCATAAGGTAACAACAAATCCAACTCTCAAATCAGCAATCAATATGTTGAAGTGTATGAGTATAAAATGTAATTCCCAGTGCAATAAGCTTAGACTGAACCCTGAATGATATGCAAAAAGTCAAATTCACATCTATTCATGATTACTACTTCATGCACAGCAACTACTTAACACGTGCCACAAAACTCAATGAGCAAAAATATGCACTTATACATTTGTTCGAATTGCCTTATTAACTCTAATTAGTTAAGCTATCTATGAGATGTCAACACACAGTCCACTCCTACCAGAGAAACACCAAGATTTGATCGACAACATACCCATTGGACATGGAGTTTAAGATAAGTCCAACTGAATTATCTGCACTTCATAATCTACTATATCTTGAGTAGTAGAATAGCCTTAAATTGGTAAACAAACTAAGACCAGCACACATTGTTCTTTCATGATAGCAGTTGTCATGACAATTCAATGTAGATTACACAAACAAGCATACAGATCCAATAAAATTGACACAGTTTCGTCACAATGCCATATAAAGCTTACCCAACCCCTTTGGAGCGCCTTGAGATCCTATCCATGATCAAACGTACATCGCGCACCTGAAATTGTGTAACCAGCTTGACAGTCACAAAGAGATACATATAGGTTGATGTTTTATCTGAACACATACATAGATACATATTGGTAAAGCTGCTGgtgctgatttttcttttcctcttttctaagagttgaagagggagagggagggagatgggGGTTGGAGGatttatataaacataaaatgaCCAAGTGAATTCAATTGCTCATCTACCAAGCCCAATAACCTGTGCTAAAAATTACATCATACAGGATGTGAATCGAACAAtgcacaaacaaacaaaagtgAGAGCTGTGTCTATGGCGTGAAGCATGTCTATTGCAGTCCACTCACAGACATCTCAAAGCAGCATGAAATAAAGAGCAAGAGGAGATACCAAAATACATATGAAGCATCATATTTATTCACCATACATGACACACACATCagaatgaaattcttctatACCAGGAGAGCTCCCAAGATGCTAAGAAAGTGAAAGTATATACTTGGAACATAACCACAACCTCTCTCGCATTCAACGAGGAAGCAAGTTACCTTGCCAGCCCTTGAGAAGAACTCATAAACATCTCTTTCATCTGCTTTCAAGTTAATCTGTAAAATGTTGGCACAACCAAGTAAATTTGCAAGTAAAGAAGAGTCATATTTGCAGCAACTAtaaatttaaatgcaaatgaACATTTTCATTACCTGATAGGCAAATACAGTCCTCTGGTCCCGTTCAGGATCCGCCTCTGGCTCTTTGgcatcttccttcttttctttatgcggcctgcaaaatgaagaaaattcaaaccATCAATCATGGTTGTCATAGATAAAAGAGCAGACCTTCAAAGGATCAGTCAATTATGTACTTCAGAAGTATCTTGCTCTGTCAAGCAGAGCAGTTTTTGACATGGTGGAACTGTTACAAATCActaaaccaaagaaaaaaagttatccCAAAATGGCAGCCAAAATTTCTCCGCTTATGATATAAGGCCGAACCCATGTGCCCTAGTCCTGCAGGGAACTACACAAAGTTATTATGAGAGGACAACCCACACAGATTGGTATCTAAAAGACTTTATCATCTTCAATGTGATCATTAACATGGAGACCAAGTAATTTATGTACATAATCGGACCTCAAGCAATAGATTAGCATCAAATATTGTACCTTCTATAAACAACTTAATCTTAAATGATAACGGCGTCATCAAGTTGCATAGATGGCGTGCCAAAGAACCTAATAGCATAATTTGGAACCTGTTAATCTTAGATTCCAGCAGAACACAGTACATTAAGTAAAAGCATATATAAGACCAAAAATATAACCGACAGATAGCAGAAGAGAGGCAGCTACTTTCCCATGAGGTACAAGATCCAATACTAATTATCAGATCAACCAAAAACAAACGGTGCAACaaaaagcaggaaaagaaaacaatgtaaTGACCTAATCTAGACATGCAGGTAGACTCCAAATTAAGCAAACTATAATTAAGTTGATGAAGGACCTAAAGACTTGTCACAATTCCTTCCGAAGCTCAGCATGTCCTACAACAACACAGGCGAAATGCTCACACAGATAATGAAAATGCCAACAAATTAGTACATATTGGCTCAATTCGGAATCAGCATGGTCCGCAAAAGCAGTGGTACTTGCAAACTTAAACATTGAAAGATATGGATCCAAAAATTGTCTCATCATTATCAAAATTGAGCAGTGGTAAACTGCTCTTAACTGCATAAAGCAAAACACTCTTTAAAGCAAAACCAGGTTCCAAATGGCTTAAAAACAACATTAAGGCCCATCTGTCTTCACCGCTTTTGAGCAGAATGCTGCGTTCTCGACAAAACATAAAACTGCGATTTAAACATTAAAGTTTATGAGAATATTGTAAATAATTCCATACATTAATATGTGCATATTTTTGCCTTGAATAAAAGTTAAAGTTCAGGGCcacaagattttcaaaaaaggaaaatctaaaatGTAAAAGACACTCCAAACAGATCTATAGAACACAAGCTTTAGAACCAGGTTGCTCCCACACCCATTACATTACACATACGGACATACACATCAGCCTAGGTAACCATAACTAGAGCACTGATAGATAATTGGTTGATAGCTTCCTTTCTTCCATATAGTTGTACTTTGATATTTTAACAGAAAAATGATATAGAGCAATTTAAGCACTGTACTTTCGAGAGAAAGgactaaacaaataaaaagggagCTGTGAGAACAGAACAACACatactatcaaattactaattAGCACTAGAAAACCTTCAAAAAGCatgtcaaaatattttcacaccATCAGACGatagttaaccaacacaaacgcaaccattaaaaagaaaaccaacttgaaATACCTGGTCTCTCTTTCCCGTTCCTTaaattctctctctttatctctttCTCCATGCTCCATATCTCGAATCCTTTCTCTGACCATTTCATCCCGACCACCTCGATGCCTTCCAGGAGGACTCTTGCTTCTCCGTGGCCTATTTTGTTCCCTTTCCATAACCCTATCCCGGTCGGGTTCCCTCCTGTCCCGATCACGACGCttatctctatctctatctctctccccCCCGTTCCTGTCCTCCCTCTCACTATCCCTTTCCCTGtctcttcccttctctttccGTTCCCGGCTACTCTTatgcccatccctctctccGTCCCTCGACTGCGACCGGTGCCGTGAAGAACCGCGCCTATCATTATCTCGGGGTTTGCCCCCTGACTTTGAGCGTTTGGAGAGATGATCGGCATCATCctcattctcttcttccttATGCTTCGAAGACCGACTTCTGCGCCTGTCTCCAGAGTTCAGGGTTTCTTCACCGCCATTCACAGCTTCCTTCACCTTGTGTGGTTCCGGATTCTCAACCGTCTTCTCCAGATATTCATATTCGTCAAAATCCATGGTGCCAGTCAAGGGGAAACCCTCAGCAAGCCTGGCCAGAGTCTGCAAAACACGAGGGAAACGGTCACATGCCATTAATttctccgaaacaaaaaaaggtcCCAAAAGTCGGGTAGAAGATCCAGAAACCAATCAATAACCAATTGGGTGGCCGCCAAGCTCGGAAGAGCAAAAGTAGAGTTGCACAAGCAGAAACAACAATTGAGCAATCAGCAAAAAAGGAACAGCTACGACCGaccgcccgcccgcccactGTTCAATCGGCAAAACTAGCCGCACGAACTACAATCAAGTTCCCCAGCACAAGTCACTGTAGAAAGCCAAATCCTTTGGAACCTCACTAAACACCACTTCGCAGGAAACAGTTTTTGCCGGGAAATTTCGTCCCGGGAAAACCCAAAAACCCCCAAGCCGTCAACTCCGACGCGACCCAAGCCAAATGTGCAAAAACCCACAGCGCGGAAACCCGTTAAATCAACGCCCCACCAATGGCGAAACCGCAACGATTTGCGGAAACCCGAGCCCCCCCGTCCCGGAATCAGCAGCAGCGACCAAACAAAAACTTCGcgagaaataattaaaaaggaaggagaagaagcaaaacCCTCCACCCGGAAGGGACGAAGCGAGACCCGAACCTCGATACCGAGAGGATGCGAGAGCGGATTTGGGAGCAGACAGTGATGTGGCGACGACGATAACTCCGGAGGTCCCcgcaagcgagagagagagagagagagagagaaggggaagaaattTCGAGGAAAGAAATTCAAAGATCGAGGCTCCAATCCCCTCTCTCCCTAAATCGCTTGCTAGGGCAAAGGCCATCCGGTTTGGACTGGCTTTTTAGCTACGCAGAGAGGAGAGAAGCCCATCGCCATCCGGACGGGCCCGCTCCAGATTTGCACCGAACCgccgagcccgagcccgagcccgaaCCAGATCGGCTCTGAAAGGGCAAGAAGGTAATCTCCCATGATGGCTGCTCCCGGAAATGTGAATTtagtaatatttctattcctggaGATAATTTTTATcgagagataattttttttattttttattacattgccaaattttttaggaaaagaGCGTATTCAATACAACCCtaaaatttcaatgaaatagaaaaaaaaaaaaaaagg
This region includes:
- the LOC104418975 gene encoding RNA-binding protein 39; amino-acid sequence: MDFDEYEYLEKTVENPEPHKVKEAVNGGEETLNSGDRRRSRSSKHKEEENEDDADHLSKRSKSGGKPRDNDRRGSSRHRSQSRDGERDGHKSSRERKEKGRDRERDSEREDRNGGERDRDRDKRRDRDRREPDRDRVMEREQNRPRRSKSPPGRHRGGRDEMVRERIRDMEHGERDKEREFKERERETRPHKEKKEDAKEPEADPERDQRTVFAYQINLKADERDVYEFFSRAGKVRDVRLIMDRISRRSKGVGYVEFYDAMSVPMAIALSGQPLLGIPVMVKPSEAEKNLVQSTAAAAGGPGGSIGPYSGGARRLYVGNLHTNLTTEQLKKIFEPFGEVELVQLPLDESGHCKGFGFVQFARLEDARNALSLNGLEIAGRTIKVSAITDQAGTQDVGTNAGDFDDDEGGGLSLNASSRASLMLKLDRSGAASSIASSVGTSAINSAGATLPSGPILGTAPVVPPLAASLMQPNIAALTGLPGSGLQVTATTGPTIDTVGVPSECLLLKNMFDPTLETEPDFELDIKEDVQEECSKFGNLRHIFVDKNSSGFVYLRFEDTQSASNAQRALHGRWFAGKMITATFMVPLTYEAKFPDSR